The Gadus macrocephalus chromosome 3, ASM3116895v1 DNA segment tgAGTTTGGATTATGAGCAGACAGTTGCTGGAGGCAGGCTGACATAAGAAGATCAACACTGGTTCATTTGATGACCTTCGATGGAGGATGATAATGTCTGATAGTGTGCACGATAAACAGTAAATATACACTCTGCATTGCCGTTGGGCTATCACACATGGAGAGTCGATATAGTCAAGAGGTATCATGGGACATGGGGCCAATAAATATAAACTTTATTTCAAATGCATGAATGACCATTCATTTGCAAATGGAGTGTAGTTAAACTGATGAGgtcaaggatttttttttatttgtttttcacagtataaccaaaacaataaaacaatatcaattatacgagggagggagggagccacacacagacacgtacacaaaaacccacacacaaatacacacactgggagagacacaaaaacaaaaacccacacactggatgagagagacaaacacacgagagagaacaacacagagacccatgcacagatacacacacaacgaTACAGgcatagaaagacagacagacagacagacacatacctacactgacagacacagaaagaaagaaaaacacacacacacacacacacacacacacacacacacacacacacacacacacacacacacacacacacacacacacacacaaatgttccCTGAAGATCAGTGCTGTGATGTTAGCTTTCCAGGAAGCAATGGGGCTGGGCGCCTGTAGGCCTCCCCAGCCGACCTTACCAAGGTCAGAGTTCTTACCACGAAGAGACTTGAGTTTAAAATCTTGTAACAGCCGTGCTATAGAAAGCCAACGCCAAGGGACTGTAATCTTTAAGGATCCCCAGAAGATGCACACTCGCATCACACGCTCACGTGCACACAACACCCACAGAtaaggacatacacacacacacagggatacacacaaacactgacatgcacacacaatgacacacatcacatacacaGATAAGGAAACATGAAAACactgacacagaaacacacacacacactgacacacatcaaATACACTCAAAAGGACATTCAAACACTGACGCACGCATatacagattcacacacacaaggacccacatacacacacaatgagccTTTTTAGAGCAGTTTGCTTGTGATCACGGTGAGAGCAGCCAGTACTAGAGGGCACCTGGATGATGGATCCCAGAGGACGTGGTCTAATGTATAGCATCGAGAGGTTGCTCGGTGAAAGAATGTTTGCTGTATgagatgaagggggggggggaggggattaaGAGGCACCAGCCAGAGCTAAAGAGCCCTCTAAAGACCCTGTCAGCCTCACCCAAGGAACCGCCTACCAGTCCAGCCTGAAACACTTGAAGAGACTGTTGATTTAATATGACAGTGGTGCTCAAAGTTTCAACAATGGGAGTCTTTCTTGGCCTCAATCAGGGCTGGTCTTTAGCCAATGGAAGCACTTGTTCATGTGACATCTGTGATGTTTCTGCGTGACTGGTTCATCTGCGCTGCTCTGGTGCCCGTAATTCCCCCCGCCATAATGAAAGCACGCCGCATGACACCCAATGGACGCTTTAGTTGGAGCACTTTTACTGTGTGGCTCGAGCAATCAAGCAGCACTAAATACGAGCTGCTAAATATCagctggtggcggtggtggtatTATCCAATTATTGGATCAGACTTGCTAGTAATAGGCAAAACTCCAACATACTTAATTGATCTAATTTGCAACTTTTTCTGTCGATTTTATGAGTGACATTATTGGCATTTCCATTGTTTCCGCCTAAACCTTCCCTttttctcttgtgtgtgtgtgttttcgtgtgtgtgtctatgtgtgttctgtatgtgtgtgcgtgtaaaggCAACATCTTCGTGGTGAGCCTGGCGGTGGCGGACCTGGTGGTGGCCATCTACCCCTACCCGCTGGTGCTCTCCTCCATCTTCCACAATGGCTGGAACCTGGGCTACGTGCACTGCCAGATCAGCGGCTTCCTCATGGGCCTCAGCGTCATCGGCTCCATCTTCAACATCACCGGCATCGCCGTCAACCGCTACTGCTACATCTGCCACAGCCTCCAGTACGACAAGGTGTACAGCGACAAGAACTCGCTGTGCTACGTGCTGCTGATCTGGGCGCTGACCGTGGTGGCCATCGTGCCCAACCTGTTCGTGGGCTCGCTGCAGTACGACCCGCGCGTCTACTCGTGCACCTTCGAGCAGTCGGCCAGCTCTGCGTACACCATCGCCGTGGTCTTCTTCCACTTCATCCTGCCCATCATGATCGTGTCGTACTGCTACCTGCGCATCTGGATCCTGGTCATCCAGGTGCGGCGGCGCGTGAAGCCCGACAACCGGCCCAAGCTGACGCCGCACGACGTGCGCAACTTTGTCACCATGTTCGTGGTGTTTGTGCTGTTCGCCGTGTGCTGGGCGCCACTCAACCTCATCGGGCTGGCCGTGGCCATCAACGCGGACGGCGTGGTGCCCCTCATCCCCGAGTGGCTCTTTGTGGCCAGCTACTTCATGGCCTACTTCAACAGCTGCCTTAACGCCATCGTGTACGGCGTGCTCAATCAGAACTTCCGGCGCGAGTACAAGCGGATCGTGGTGTCCGTGTGCACGGCGCGCATTTTCTTCTCGGACAGCTCCAACGACGCGGTGGCCGAGAGGCTGAAGAGCAAGCCATCGCCGCTCATCACCAACAACAACCGGGTGAAGGTGGACTCGGTCTGAGGCCATGGACGTCCTGGGTACTGTGGTTGTGTTCTGTGACTCTATAAACAGTGGCCACAAGCCCCAACGGAACAACTCTATGCGAGCGAGATCTCGCTAGCGGTGGAAGTGATCATACAAGGGGTGCACTGTGTGTCTTTTACCATACACTttatctcttcttttttttccactGCCTGCGgtgaaataaatatacaaaGATGCCATTTAGGTTTTTCATATTCACTCGAATTATGTAAACATGTCAACATATCATGTTATctctatttattttgtatgaatTGTTCTGTaggtatatctatctatatatctatatactatatagatataaatgcaTAACGATATCgatctatatctatgtataaatatattacaTATCAGGTTTGTTTTACAAAACAACCTTGCTCGTGGTTACTGTCAGATGTGGGGGTTTGTAACGAATCAATAAAAAAGAATCAATTATACAGAAGCACGACAACATTTTACTCTCAGTGGTGGTCGTGATGGAGACTGAGTTGTAAGGACTTTGTATAACGGTGAGACAATGTCACACTTAAAAGGAACCAACACTGTGGTGCTGTTTTGTGATGAAATAAAGTAACTGTTGTTAGGTGGAATAAATAAATGTCAGAAGAAACAAATTAATTTATGTTTCACTTTCTCTTTTCTATCTGCACGTTATGCCCGGATATGAGGATTTCCTCATATGCAATATAAAATGCTGAAAATAAACACGCACTGAAACATATCTTACAACATACTACTAACTTCTACCTTTGGACATTTAAAGTTAGAAGTTCTTTACATTTTCCATAACCATTTTCTTCAACCATATTAATTCAACACCATGTTTTACTGAGACTACATTGAAAGTGTGCTTCTAGGTCAGTAACAACTTTGCCCGAAAATACCGGAAACACTCTCCTCAACCACCACAATTGCCCCGACAAGAAACGAGATGAAACAAGATAAGTAGCTTATTTTGTTGcatctctgtgtctttgtgtgcatgcgggTGCATATATGTTCCTGTTTTAGCTGTCAAGCAATGAGTAAAAACgagaagaggagaaaaaaacaatgtgTCTTGATTTCAATGTGACGGCAAAATAAATGGATAGAGTGCCCTTGTTAATCTCAAGCACTCGGCAGCACGAGGGTGGCATTGATTGTATGCATTCACTCTCTCCCATTCCCGTGCATGTTACCCAACATGCGTGGGTGATCGGGTTACTGGGACAAAGACAAAGGCAGGATAATAAGCAACAACCTCTAGAGCGAGCCGTTGCATTCGTGTGCATTTGCGTGCGAGGATTACATAAGGCCTTATGGGGGTCTGGTATTCGAACAAATGTGAGTTCAACCTTAATATAGGTCTGAAGAAAGTGGCGATGATTCGTGTATTGTGTATAGTAAGGGTGTAAAGGGGTCACATTTACCTACATGAGGTGTTCAGAGTGAAAACAATGCAACGCAGAGTGGGGCCCTTCACGTGGGCTGCGGATCAGAAGGATGTGAACGAGTGGAATACAAGACATGCGATGAGGTTGAGTGACCCGACAAATCGCTCATTGTGTTGTGTAAGATCCTCCCCCCGTTTGTGGTTTGCGTTATAGTTACTTCAAAGGGAGCACATAAATGCATTTTTCCAAGGCCGAGTTTGTATTGAGACGTTGCTTTATAAtgaggcaggagagggagagcaacGTATACACTTGGTAACTGAAGTCACACAAAGAACAGACACATCAAGACACAGACTAATAAACCAATGTGTTGAGGCAAGGAAGATctttaatacacaaacaactAATTGAAACTAAAGAAaattgtgtgggggaggggggggataaaCAACACGAGAAAAGCTGTAAGTGTGAAGCCCAATGTACATGATGAGCTCTAAACGAGGACCTCATCAGCGCAAAGAACAAATCCACAAGATACGATTATCTGTTTGCACGCGACTGCACATGCTCACAGACTTTGAGAAGAGTCTGATTCTGAATTCTGAGTGCAGAGAAACATTTCAATAAGTTCTGAGGGTAAGTGTAGGAGAAAGGGTTTGTTGAATTCTGAATTCTGATCGGTCGATTGATCTACggtctgttatttaaaaaacagaCCCCTGTTTTGATTAGCACCCCATAGCTATGGACACAGTCATCCAATCATAGAAATGAAAGGGATATCTTTCTTAGCTTTAGCAATGAAATCATCTTTACCGCTTTGAAATTGTTGTTATATTCCTTGTCAAATTATTGGTTCCTTTAATAAGTAGCCATGTAATAACACATCGGGTTCCTGCATCAGCGAAGGGGCCCAGACAGGTTCCAATGTCTCGCCTAGCGCTGGAGCTGACCCGTGGATAATGGGCATGGGGCACGACAAGCACAGCATCCGGGCATCACATaggatatccccccccccccctcccgaatAGGCCTTCATCCTTCTCATTACACTACACTTTAAATCAAACAAACTTCAATGTAtacgttttttttatcaatactAATTATATTTACTAATAAACCCCACAAACAAAGAAGAACCATATTTAGGAAAAACACAACTATGATAAGTCATAGAGATGCgttttttgatttaaataataCAAACAGATGACACATGACTTCATTGGCTTTGTTTTTAAAGATGCGTTATAACAGTGAGTGGCAGTGCAAGGAGCCCTCGGTTCCTCTGGCAGACGGCCCTAGAGGCGAGGGCAGCGCTGCTTTATCCTTGGTCGTGTCCGTCGGGGCTAATGCAACCTGACACAAGCGTTTTACTCAGTCTTCTAAATTAAGACGTCAATGATCGAGAGGCAGTGGTCGAATGTTATGCAATCAGTTCTGTTGAGATTTAACCATTTGTGGGGTGATTTTGCTGTTTCGTATTATTTGTTTTTGCCCACTGAATATGTGATTGAAGTTTGTGCAAATGTCTACCGTTGTCATgtattttgttatgtttatCATTTTATTATCTCAGTACTTCACGCCAATCCGAGTTATAAGAgctgaataaaacataaatgtgtCTTGTCAACCTAATGGAATGACAGCCCTTCTACTCCCACACTGCTCCTTGAACCTAAGCATCAGCTCTTTGTTCTGTCTCATTTGGTACTAGTTTATCATCCTGAAACAATAATCTGAGTGACAACGTGATAGGTTTACACTTACACTCAAAGAGCCCAAATACAGAACTATTTGGGGCCTTAGTTGAACATGTTTAACATTTAACATGTGTACATAAGACCTCAAAGTATAAATTAAACACCGTTAAAGTATATTTTAAAGTATAGATTAAGTATAATTCAACAATAAAAGGGTGAAAAAGCAAGAAACAACCTGAGCTGTTATCGGTAACCAACTAGTTCTGTTTGACAGAACACTCACTTCTAAAAGTATAGGCTCTAGATTCTCTCTGTCATTCAAGGCGGAAAATTGAATTGTTCCAAGCCTCACTTGGCTTTCCCTTCACATGGTTTAAAATCCTTATGGGAACACTTACTCCATCTGGATAGAGCACGATTTGCTCCCCAACTCAGGCAAACAGTAGGTTTTACTTCAAGCCATGATGTGGTGTTCTATTAATAGATTTTGGTTGAGTCCTCAAGACAGACTCCCTGCTCGCCTGCTCCACATCAAAGTTGTGTTTAGGGCAAACCCATtggcacaaagaaacacacaaaaggcTAGTCTCTCTGTCATCTATTAGGGTTGAGATCATAACAATGATATTCACAGAGTCACTCTTTCTGATGAGCCAATTATGGTGGCTGTGAGTGATAACAACCCCTAAAGTGACTGCTATTTAATTGGAATGATCAATGGCTtgaaaagggttagggttatgttaaGGTTGGGTTCCTGATGTGTAATATATTTatctaaagaaaataaatagagATAGCATGATATGTTGACATGTTTACATAATTCAAGTGAGTATGAGAAACCTAAATAGCATCTTTGTATATTTACCTAACCTCAGGCATTTAAAAAtaagataaaaaaagataaaaccGATGGTAAAGAAACAAAGGGCACCCCTTGTTTGATGACTTCCACCGCTAGCGACATCATGCTTGAGACTATATCAAAAATGTAAACATGGAAGGAAACCAGGATGTGGGAAGCTGATCCGCCTGTGGGCAGATTTTCGGTTTTCAATGACATGAGCACTGTCAACTCTCAACCAGGACCTTAACCGGAGTACAAATACCCTCAACGGGCAGTGTACACAAATGTCTCTCATTCATGCTTGTCGCTTGTCTGTTTTCATTGAGACTCCTTGTAGCCCGCCTccatcccccttcccctccccttccccttattACAATAGCAATGGGTAAGGGTAATGAGGCGTCCCTGTTTTCCAGTGACAAAGGGGTTGAATCCTCAGAGGGAACACTGGTGGATAGGGTTTTAATGACAACTGATGGAACCTGAATGTCAAATTCCCAGCTCAAAAACCGTCCTAGTGGGGCACTAGGACCTAGTTAAATGGGCCGCCAGATTGGTTGCATTAATTGAAAGCAGAACATCGATGGCCCTGATAGTAAATTGCAGTTTTAGTAGACTAAAACATAAAAATTCATGAATGAAATGCTATAATtaattgtgttgtttgtttcaaAGCCTTATGATTTGCGATGCTTTAAAGTGATTTCAAAAGAAAATTGAGTTTTAGAAATGGGTCCATGATTGCTGTGGTCTTCtgagtgtcaatgtgtgtattctCGTGCACATCATTGGTTTAGAGGTGCTTGACTGTGCAAGGCAAACTATGTTTTCCACGGgcacaacgtttttttttcttgtaacAGTGACAACCTTTAGCTGTTGCATTTAATTGGTCTGTCATTTCAAGTACTTTTCCAgtgcaagttttttttttctatcttgCAAAAGAGATGCTCAACTTAcatttacatatacatttagggcatttagaagacgcttttattaaaagcaacttacaataagtacatttgtcataagaagtgaatcaatatatcgctgtcggtacagaaaggatgttcaaagaaccaagtgcaagtacaacaatcgctaggctaaccaattccccgtgttacagccatgatagcagctactgcagttgctacacagttaagtactataatacaatacaatacaatacaacacaatacaatacagtggtTGGCAACTTCAAAGACAGAACTGAATTGATATATTGATAGAGTCTTTTAAACGCTTCACAAGAAGTACAAACTGACTCGCTAATAATGTGCACCAGCTCAAGA contains these protein-coding regions:
- the mtnr1aa gene encoding melatonin receptor type 1A-A, whose protein sequence is MVINGSHLNSSQDPNGHALNRPPWVTTTLGCFLIFTIVVDILGNLLVIFSVYRNKKLRNAGNIFVVSLAVADLVVAIYPYPLVLSSIFHNGWNLGYVHCQISGFLMGLSVIGSIFNITGIAVNRYCYICHSLQYDKVYSDKNSLCYVLLIWALTVVAIVPNLFVGSLQYDPRVYSCTFEQSASSAYTIAVVFFHFILPIMIVSYCYLRIWILVIQVRRRVKPDNRPKLTPHDVRNFVTMFVVFVLFAVCWAPLNLIGLAVAINADGVVPLIPEWLFVASYFMAYFNSCLNAIVYGVLNQNFRREYKRIVVSVCTARIFFSDSSNDAVAERLKSKPSPLITNNNRVKVDSV